The segment AGTATGCCGGGAAACTGGGTGATGCCAGAGATAAAACCGAGATCGTTCTCATGGCACCACGTATAAGCCACGAAGCTGAGCTCACGGAGCTATTGCCTCTGATGGTAAAAGCAAAAGATGACGGTTTCCGCATTGCCTGCTACACTCTGGGTCAGGTTGAACTTGCAAAAGAGCTTGGAGTGCCTTTTGTGGTGCAAAAGGAGTTCAACACTTTTAATTCTTACACAGCAGATGAGTTCTACAGGGCCGGTGCATATCGTGTCACGCTGTCTACCGAGCTGAACCTTGATGAGATAAGTGATGCGTGCGATGATATTTCCTGCCGTGGTAAGGAACATCAGCTGGAAATAGTTGTGCATGGTAGGGAACTGATGCTTATCACAGAGCATGACCTCCTGAAGCCTCTGCTTGACCAGGGAAGTGCTACGGAAAGCAGTGAAGTTCTGCTGGTTGATTCAAAGAGTGTGGAATATCCGGTAAAGCGTGTGGATGAAAGGACACTGATCTATGATTGCAAGGTGCTGGACATGCTCGATAAAATTGATGAACTGAGGACTTGTGGTGCAGATATTATGCGTCTGGACCTGTCCCTTTATGGCAAAAGGGACGTAAAGGAGATAACTTCGGCATATCGAAGAGTTCTTGACGGTAAGCCTGCAGAACTTCGACCCCGGAGAGGGGTGGAGTTTTCCACAGGTCACTATTTCAAGGGTATCTAATATCATGCGCAGGATCGTTCTTGCATCAGCATCTCCTCGGAGGAAGGAGTTGCTGGTTCAGATCATCGGGAATGCCTTCGAGGTTTGCGTGAGCTCATACGATGAAGCTCCACAGCCAGGTATGGATGCGACCGAACTGGTTGTCCACCATTCCCTTTCCAAGGCAAGGGATGTTGCCGTTAAGTTCGATTCAGGTATCATTATATCGGCTGATACCGTGGTACTTTGTGAAGGTAAGGTCCTTGGGAAGCCACATTCTCCTGAGGATGCAAAGGAAATGCTTTCTGCTATCAGCGGGAAGGTCGTACAGGCGATCACAGGCATGACTGTACTGGATGTCGACTCGGGAAGTGAGGTTAGTGTATCCGAGATAACCGATGTGAAAATGAAAAAGATGTCTTCAGGTGAGATCTCATCATATGTGAGGTCCGGTGAACCTCTCGATAAGGCCGGAGCTTTTGCGATACAGGGAAAAGGTGCCATACTTGTGGAAAGCATCAATGGTGATTTCTTCAATGTTGTAGGTCTGCCGTTGTTCAAGTTGGCTCAGATCCTTGAGGGCATGGGTGTTCATGTCTTTGACATCGAATGACCTGCCTGACCAAAATCCACATAAACAATGCTTTACAACTTCTTTTTACCAGTTATTCAGGAGTGGATATATTATGGCAGTAGCAAAATGGAATGGTGTCGTACTTGCAGAAAGTGATGCGGTAAAAGAAATTGAGGGGAACCTTTACTTCCCGCCGGATTCGGTGAATATGGAATACCTGAAGGAAACAGATACTCATTCGACCTGTCCCTGGAAGGGTCTGGCAAACTATTTTGACATCGCCGTGAACGGAGAAATAAATACTGATGCAGCCTGGCATTATCCTGATCCAAAACCGGCTGCAAAAGAGATAAAGAGGTATGTTGCATTCTGGAAGGGTGTGGAGGTAACTCCTTAATCCACTCTTTTTGTGCTTGCAGCCGTCTTGTTGGGGTCAACGATCACATCAATAAGTGCTGCTTTTTCTGATCTGAATGCTTTTTCTATTGCTTCGTCCAGTTGTGTGGGGTCTTCTATCCTGTAACCTTCTCCGCCGGCAGATCTTGCAAATCCTGCAAAGTCAGGGTTGGGGAAACTTACTCCGTATTCCGGATAGTTGTCCCTTAATTGCTCTTTTTTGATGTTCTTGAGCTTGCCATCGTTAAAGACAATGACGTTGATCCCAAGGTCTTCCCTTACGGCTGTGGTAAAATCACCCATAAGCATCCCGAAGCCACCGTCTCCTGTTACACAGATGACCTGTTTGTCAGGATAGTCAAGCTTTGCTGAAAGGGATGCAGGAAGTGCAAAACCCATGCTGGCGATGTTTGCTGACATGAATGTCCTCTGACCTTCACAGACGAACTTCTTGTAGAACCAGTATGTATGGTCCCCTACATCGATGCATATGATCGCATCTTTGTCTGCATGGCGTTTTATGGCCTGTACAACGTAACCTGGATTTATCGGTATGGAAAGGTCATTGGCATCCTTTTCCAATTCTTCCCTGTGTGTCTTGTTCATCCGGTCGATGTTCTCGAGGAACTCTTTGTTCTCTTCCTTTTCATCAAGTAAGGGCACCAGTTCCTTAAGCACAAGGTCTGCGTCGCCGACGATGCCTGCGTCCACATCAAATGTCTTTCCTATCTTTGTAGGGTCGATATCTGTCTGGACTATCTTTACACCGGCAGGTACGAGATTGGCCTGTCTGAAACCGGAACCGATTATGACTATCAGGTCCGAGGTCTTGATCGCCTGCGCCGCATGCTTTGAACCGATGGAACCCAGAACACCTACGCTGAAGCGTTCGGTCTCATGGATAACTCCCTTGGCTCTTGATGTGGTTGCAATCGGAGCTTTGAGCTTTCGTGACATCTCCAGCAATAGTTCTCCACTGTGTCGGGACCCCCATCCTGCAAAGACGGTCACATTTTTGGAGTCATTGATAAGTTTCGCTGCTCTTTGTACATCCTCTTCTTTTGGAGATGTTTTGTTCAGGAAAACTCTCTTATCAGGCAAATAGATCTGTCCAGCAAGTTTCTCGGCAAGAATATCTGTGGGGGTACTAAGAACTGAGACTCCTGGTTTCCGGTATGCATATTTAACTGCCATGATAAGTAGCTTTAATGCCTGATTTTCCCTGGCAATGGTCTCGGAATATTCCGTGAATGGTGTGAACAGTTCGAGCTGGTCGATCTCTTGGAATGCCTCGCTTCCAAGATATACTTCCGGTACCTGACCTGCAAAAGCAAGGACACAACTCCTGTCGGTTGCAGCATCCATAAGTCCGGTTATCAGGTTGGTACAACCGGGGCCTGCAATGGAAATGCATACGCCAAGTTCGGATGTCATCTTTCCATGTGCTGATGCCATGAATGCAGCCGTTTCCTCATGGCGTGTGAGGATGAAACGTATCTTTTCACTCCTTCGGATGGCATCGATAAGCGGAAGATTTGAATCTCCTGGTATACCGTAAACATATCTTACACCAAAAGCTTCCAGCTGCTCGACTATCTTGTCAGCAACAGTTGTCTTTATACCTTCTGTTTCCTTTGCACCACCTTCCTGAACAAAAGCGGATTTCGGTGCTCCACAGACCGGGCAGGTGTAAGTATCGGGCAGGGAATCAAAATCCTGCCCTTCCGTCTCTTCATCATATGTCCAGTTGCAGACTGAACATCGGTATTTAGCCATATCATTCCTCGCAGTCGTTCGGATCAGTTCTTCTCATCCTTGAACTCGACATGCCAGTGTTCGCCACTACAGAATGGCTTGTTCTTTGAAGCACCGCATCTGCAAAGTGTGTAGTGTTCCTTGGATTCGGGAGTATTTCCATCCGGATCATCAAGCTCGATCCCGCCGACTACATCATGTGGTCCGTCTTTTGTAACAGTAATGCCGGGTTCCCTGTCAAGTTCCTTGTGGAGCACATCATCTTTTGTGTAGCTCAGGGCACCTGATGGGCACATCTCGATAACCCTTATTACGTCTTCAACGCTGGCTCCATCAGGATCTATCCATGGCTCCTGCTTCATCCTGAATACAGATGGCAGGTTGTCGGTACAATGTCCTCTGTGGGAACAGACCCCTCTGTTGTCATGGATGGTTATGTTCTTTCCAACATAATCATCCACCCTGTCAGGTTGCCTGTCTTCGGATTTCTCGCCTGTGAAGCCCACTTTCATATGTGTGCCGTCACAGAACGGCTTGTTTGATGACTGGCCACAGCGACAAAGTGCCATCATAGGTTGTGGGTCAAAGGTTTCTCCTTTTGAGTTCTTCAGGTTCTTGAGGTCCTTTACAAGGTATGGCCCATTCTCTGATGGCTGAATGATTGGGTTGTTGTCTGTCATTTCTTAGTTCCCCCTTCAATATCAAAAAATTCACTCTTTGTCCAGATGGACATCCATTTGTGGGAATGGGATCTCAATGTCTGCTTCCTTGTATGCGTTCAGGATGCCGTTGGTAAGGTCGCCTTTGACGCCCCAGTAATCCGATGTATTTGCCCATGCACGAAGCTGGAGATTTACGGATGAATCTGCAAGTTCAGTTGTTACAACTGCAGGTGCAGGGTCTGCAAGAACCATGGAGTTCTCCTTCATAAGTTCCATGGCGATCTGGACTGCCTGGTCAAGTTTTGTATCGTAACTGATACCAACGTTAACATCAACTCTTCTGGTAGGCATTCTGGTCGCATTCTCAATTGCACTTCCCCAGATGACCTTGTTAGGGATAGTGATGATCTTGTTGTCAGGTGTAAGCAGTTCTGTTGCCATGAAACCGACTGCACTGACACTTCCGGAGTAGCCAGTTACTGATACATATTCTCCTTTGTCGAATGGTCTTAGTGTGGCAAGCCATACGCCTGCTGCAATGTTTGTCAGTGTGTCCTGCAGTCCAAAACCAAGGACTAAGCCTATGACTGCTGAAAGGCCAACAACCACTGAACTGATGTCAGCACCTAGGGTTGACACAGTTGCAAGGATAACTGCAACGTACAGTAATGCTAGGACGAACCTGGACAGGAATTCTGCTACAAGATCGGGTAGTTCTGTCTTTTTCAGTCCGTTCTTGAATATTCCTGTTAATATCTTTGCTACAACGATACCTACAACAAGTACTATCAAGGCTGCCAGTAGATCAAATAATGTCAGATCAGTATATGGTATATTTTGAGATAACATACGTTCAACTCCCTTAATTTTAAAACAATAGCCATTATTATTTGGTCTTAGTACGTATATAACACTATTGTAAAAATCTCAGACCGAAATAAATTAGGTGGTCTGTATCTCATTAAGGGATTGTCTGATGAGTTCAACAGCTTTGTTTATGGTTACTTTTTATGTGCATTATCATACACAAATTCGGAGTGTCCTTTCTATTTAACTTTTTATTTTTGTTTAGATTCAATGGCTAGGTTCTCTTTATTTAGTTTATATACTATGGTAAATAATCATTAACAAATACGTTTTTATATTATCACTCCTTTTAGGGGCTGACTCCAAACGAGGGGGCGTGTCCAATGATACTCCTCCTCCAACTCTTTTATGCATGTTCTTTGTTCTTTTCTTCATTTCTAGAACGTCTACCGTTACTCTTTTTTGGGATATATATTTCTATACTTTTTCATATATTTTTATTCATGTCGGTTTCCAACGCGCGCATTTATCGACAAACAATGGCCATTATTGGAATGCATGTCGATATGCTCAAAAGTCTTATATATTGCTTAGATTATTAGAAAATCTAACTATTAGTAAATCAAACAGTTTGGTTATCTAATCGTTACAGTTTCAAAATTGAGTACTGGATTCAGGAGGTACAATTTGGACAAAATTGAGCAACTCATCAAATCACATGTGGAAATGGAGCATCTCAAAAGGAAAGTAGAGGGTAACGTGACAGAATGTTTCCTCAAAGAGGAAGGTTGCACCAGTGCACATAAAACCATGAACAAGGCCCTCCTTATTATATGGGAGGAAGGCGAGATCATGCCTTCAACACTTGCCAGGTTCCTTGACTTGAAAAAGAGCAGTGTTACAAGTCTCATCGACAGCCTTGAGAAAGAAGGTTTTGTCTATCGAAAAGATGACCCTTCCGATCGCAGGAAAGTTTTGATATCTCCTACTGAAAAAGGAGTACAACACGGTAATAAAATCTATGAAAAGATGGTCTCTGTGGCTAGGAAGTGTATGTCTGATCTGGACGATGAAACTCTTGACAGAGCCATTGAAGCACAGTTTTTCTTGATCAAAATACAACGTCAGATGTACGAAAAATCAGTCGAACTGCTCAAACAAAAATGTTCTCCTGATAGCCAAAGTAAAGAATAAATGATGAGGAGGCGACCATCATAAAAAATGTATTTGAAAAACTGGGAATCTTTATTGAGAACAATACTATCCCTATAATATTAGTAGCCTTATTACTCGTCCTTGTATCTGTCCAGGGTGCACAAAACATCACGATGGAATCGGGTACTGAAACCTTTGTTGAGAAAACTTCTCAGCTGTATCAGGATTTTGATCATCTCTATATGAATATCTTTGGTACGGAAGCCATTGTTATAATAGTGGAGGATGGTCAGGTAAGTAATCCTGCCTTGTTGCAGGCGATGGACCGGCTTGATCATATGTCTTCGTCGCTGCCCGGCGTCGTGGATGTTCAAAGTGTCGCAACAGTTGTTAAAGATGCTAATTTCGGTCTTACTGGTGATGCATCACTGCCTGAAGACAAAGCAGAACTACAGTCTCTGATCGACGCTCATGTTCCTGAACAACTGATGCCTGACAGTACTCACACACTTGTTTATGTCGAGATCGCAGGTTCGTTAACTGATGACCAGAAACAGGAGATTCTGAGGGAGGTCGAGACATCGGTGAGTCTGGCAGAATTCCCTCCTGACTATAATGTTGTAGTAACAGGGGAACCAGCTTTCATGGTCTCCATGAACAACGCAATGATGTCAAGTATGGGTGTACTGCTTGGGCTTTCAGTTGTCCTGATGATCGTTGTCCTGTATCTTGTGTTCGGTCATGTCAGGTGGAGGTTAATGCCTCTTGCTATTGTACTGCTGGGTATCATATACACTTTCGGTGCCATGGGTTATCTGGGGATCCCAATGACCATGGTCTCAATGGCAGCATTCCCTGTACTGATAGGTTTGGGTATAGACTATGCCATTCAGTTCCATAATCGTATAGAAGAGGAGCTTGAACGTGGTGAGACGCCGGCAGATGCAGTGGTAGATACTATCAAGCACACCGGCCCTGCTGTTCTTATCGCACTCATTATCACGGCACTGGGATTCTTTTCCCTTCTGACATCAAGCGTACCTATGATACAGGATTTTGCAAAGCTGCTTCTCATAGGTATTGTGATGTGCTTCCTTGCATCCCTGTTCGTCGGTGTGACTGTGATATATGGTCTTGACAACATTCAATCTATGCGCAAGGAGAAGTTCGGACACTTGTCCCTGAGCGGCAAAAACAAACCAAAGACATCATCTGCGGGTACTGGAGAACCTAAGCCGGACATTCTGGACAGGTTTTTGGGCCGAACTACTCATTTCACCATAAAACATCCTTTCATGATCCTATCAATTGCCGTTCTGCTTTGTGTCGGTGGGCTGGTGGCTGATACTCAGGTAGGGATCCAGACAGATACGGAAACCTTTGTCCCGCAGGACCTGCCGGCATTGATCAACCTGGCCCATCTTTCGGATATTACAGGTGGTGAGGACCAGATGAACATTATCATCAAGACTGATAATGCTGCTGATCCTGAGACCCTGAAATGGATGGATGAGTTCAGCTCTCATGAAATAGATAGCCGGAACAATATCATTGGTGCGGAAAGCATGGCCAGTGTCATTAAGTCGATGAACGGTGGTGTGATCCCTGAAAGTGAGTCTGAGATCAGATCTCTGTATGAACAGATGCCTGCTCAGCAAAAAGACCGCTTCATGCACGGTGAGAATATGCTCCTGCTTAACCTGAATGTTGGTGACGTAATGGGAAGCATTGGAATGGAGGGGTTTGAAGTCCTCACGGAAATTGTGAAGGATGATATGCTGTGGATGTCCCCGCCTCCCGGAATGACAGCGACGATAACAGGAAGCAACGTTGTGTTCATTGAGGTCATCGGAGCCCTTACTTCTGGACGTATCTTTATGACATACCTGGGACTGGGAATGGTATTTGGTGGACTGTTTTTGATCTACCGTGATCTTCTCAAGGCCCTTGTACCGGTAGTGACAATGTTCATGGTCATTGGCTGGTCTGGTGGACTGATGTACCTGTTGGGTATGGACTACAACCCAATGACAGCTACACTGGGAGCACTCATTCTCGGTGTGGGTTCCGAGTATGCTGTACTTATGATGGAGAGATATTTTGAGGAAAAGGAGAAAGGTGCCAGTCCTGAAGAAGCAATGACCGAAGCAGGGGTCAAGATCGGAAAAGCGATAGTCACTTCCGGACTTACAACACTGTTCGGTTTCTGTGCACTGATAGCTTCCGATTTCGGTATGATCAGCGGCTTCGGTATGATCACTGTAATAGACGTAGGGCTTGCCCTGTTCGCAACATTTGTGATCTTCCCGCCTGTGATGGTCTTGTTGGACAATTTCCGTGAAAAGAGGAAAGCAAGAAAAATAATCTCTGATGTATCACTCGAAGACAATATAGAAACGATAGAATTAGCAAAACATAGCACTGACCCGGAGGCTGATGCCTTTTGATGAAATGTAAAAACACACAACAAAAAATATATGTGAATTCAGTGGTCATGGTGGCTGTCCTACTGACCGCGACGTTGTTCGTGGTCACTGCATCTCCTGCAGCAGGGGCAAAGGAGTTCGTACAGCCGACATATGAGTTCTCTACCAATTATTATGATGCCTACGGTGAACCTGATCTCTATGTTTCCGTTCTCGGTGACACTGAGTTCGAGAGGGGTGAGACCGCACAGGTCCGCGTTGTCCTCTCAAACAGAGGAGTGCTGTATGGATTCAAGTCCAAGACCAATGTGGATACGAAAAATGGAGATCATGCAAAGTCCCTGAAAGAACTTGAATATGAGTCATTGAGAACCACTGCTTTTGGTCTAAAGGCTGAGATGGTCTCAACTACAGATTATATAGAGGTCGATCCGATCACAAGTATTCAGACACTTGATAGTCTGTATCCGGGAGTATTGCCGGAGGCTCCGATGTCCTTTACCATCACCATTTCCGATAATGCTCCGGCTGGTGCTTACATGCTCTTACTGCCTGTCAGTTATGAATTCCAGAGCCAGGTCGAGATGACCGATGGAAGTACTGTAAGGCTTGGTCTGCCTGATCTTGACCACACCACATTCTATAAGACAAGGAACACGACTCTTCAGATCCCGGTGATTGTAGAACCGGCTGCAAAGTTTGTTGTGTCTGATGTGGAGGGTGAGCTTACATCCGGTCAGTCAGGTATCATCAATGTGACCTACACAAATGTTGGTGAGGTCGAAGCAGATGATGCTTTTGCCAGGATAGTTGTTATGAAACCGTTGAGTTCCGACAGGTCAGTTGTGAACCTGGGTACTATTGCACCGGGTGAAAGCAAGACTGCATCATTCGATCTTGCGGCAGAGATCTCTGCTGTGGAAAAGAACTACGGTATTGACAGTGAGATCAAGTATCGTGATGAGGACGGAGATCTGCAGTTTTCGGACAACATTATTGTTGAGATCCCTCTCAAGTCAAGGGATGCAGGTATAGGCATCACCACGCTGGCACTTATCGGAATAGTTCTGGTGACAGCTTACATGGGATACAATACGATACGCAGAAAGGATGACAAAAAATAATACTTTAACTGAAAAATTATCAAATTAACACTATGAAGAGGACTAATTATGTTTAAAATGACAGATTCCAGATACGCTTTGCCAATTATGGCCTCACTAGCTGTATTGTTGCTGTTTGTAGCACCGGTACATGCATCTTCCACACTGCCATCAAATGGTGAGTTTACGGCAGCTAATGCGGAACTACCTGAGTTCTTCAATTTTGATGAGAACTACTATACTGTATTCGGTGGTCCGGATGTGACAGCGACTCTCCTCGGCGACAATGAGTTTGAACGCGGTGATACTGTCACACTGAACCTTGATCTTATGAACAAGGGTCTTATCACGGGTTTCAGATCGGAGGAAGATGACTTTTACCTTACTCAGCTGGAGCAGAAGTTGCAAAGCACTGAAATGTCCTATGAATCCCAGCGAACGACAGCTATCGGTATTGTTGCTGTCCTGACTCCTCTTGATCCTGCTGTTAAAGTAAAGTCCGGTCCTCAGGAAGCAGGTACTCTTGTATCAGGACAGAAGACCGATTCTCCTGTTAGCTTTAACATCGAGATCTCAGATAATGCAGAGGCAGGCGGCTACCCCATGCGACTTGATCTCTATTATGGATACCAGAAGAATGTCCAGATAAATGGTGACAATGAAACTGATCTTGGTATTACAAATATGGAGGTTGGACTCTGGTATGATATGGGCACACAGAACACTACCTTTGATATATATGTGAAGGATGAGGCAAGATTTGAAGTGACCAACGTAACTGGTGAGCTGTATCCTGATTCTGAAAGTTTGGTGTATGTTACCTTTGAGAATGTGGGTGACCTTTCTGCAAAGGATGCTACTGTAAGGATAAGTGCTGCTGATCCTTTCAGCACTACTGATGACCAGGCATTCCTTGGTACCCTCGATTCCGGTGAGAGCACTGTTGCAGTGTTCAAGCTGAAGGTAGATGACCTTGCAGTACCGAAGGCTTATGCACTGAACAGTGAGATCAAGTATGAGGATACTGACGGCCATGACCGTATATCAGATACTGTGAAGATCAAGACGGAGGTCCTTCCGGCATCTGCAAATGAGAATGGGTCCGGCATGACCGGTATCATCGTTGGTGCAGTGGTCATTGTATTGATCGCTGGTGGCGCTTATTATGTGTACCGCAGCAGGTCTTCAAAGAACAGCAACGATGAGTGATCATTCTCTCATCGTTTTCTTTTTATTGATGTGATTCATATTCATTCTATGATATCCCTGACATTTTTTGATCAGCAGTAATATAGTATGATATTATAATGGTTGAAATCACTTATATATTAGGAATGAC is part of the Methanococcoides orientis genome and harbors:
- a CDS encoding CDGSH iron-sulfur domain-containing protein, with protein sequence MTDNNPIIQPSENGPYLVKDLKNLKNSKGETFDPQPMMALCRCGQSSNKPFCDGTHMKVGFTGEKSEDRQPDRVDDYVGKNITIHDNRGVCSHRGHCTDNLPSVFRMKQEPWIDPDGASVEDVIRVIEMCPSGALSYTKDDVLHKELDREPGITVTKDGPHDVVGGIELDDPDGNTPESKEHYTLCRCGASKNKPFCSGEHWHVEFKDEKN
- a CDS encoding Maf family nucleotide pyrophosphatase, producing MRRIVLASASPRRKELLVQIIGNAFEVCVSSYDEAPQPGMDATELVVHHSLSKARDVAVKFDSGIIISADTVVLCEGKVLGKPHSPEDAKEMLSAISGKVVQAITGMTVLDVDSGSEVSVSEITDVKMKKMSSGEISSYVRSGEPLDKAGAFAIQGKGAILVESINGDFFNVVGLPLFKLAQILEGMGVHVFDIE
- a CDS encoding COG1361 S-layer family protein codes for the protein MKCKNTQQKIYVNSVVMVAVLLTATLFVVTASPAAGAKEFVQPTYEFSTNYYDAYGEPDLYVSVLGDTEFERGETAQVRVVLSNRGVLYGFKSKTNVDTKNGDHAKSLKELEYESLRTTAFGLKAEMVSTTDYIEVDPITSIQTLDSLYPGVLPEAPMSFTITISDNAPAGAYMLLLPVSYEFQSQVEMTDGSTVRLGLPDLDHTTFYKTRNTTLQIPVIVEPAAKFVVSDVEGELTSGQSGIINVTYTNVGEVEADDAFARIVVMKPLSSDRSVVNLGTIAPGESKTASFDLAAEISAVEKNYGIDSEIKYRDEDGDLQFSDNIIVEIPLKSRDAGIGITTLALIGIVLVTAYMGYNTIRRKDDKK
- a CDS encoding thiamine pyrophosphate-dependent enzyme, giving the protein MAKYRCSVCNWTYDEETEGQDFDSLPDTYTCPVCGAPKSAFVQEGGAKETEGIKTTVADKIVEQLEAFGVRYVYGIPGDSNLPLIDAIRRSEKIRFILTRHEETAAFMASAHGKMTSELGVCISIAGPGCTNLITGLMDAATDRSCVLAFAGQVPEVYLGSEAFQEIDQLELFTPFTEYSETIARENQALKLLIMAVKYAYRKPGVSVLSTPTDILAEKLAGQIYLPDKRVFLNKTSPKEEDVQRAAKLINDSKNVTVFAGWGSRHSGELLLEMSRKLKAPIATTSRAKGVIHETERFSVGVLGSIGSKHAAQAIKTSDLIVIIGSGFRQANLVPAGVKIVQTDIDPTKIGKTFDVDAGIVGDADLVLKELVPLLDEKEENKEFLENIDRMNKTHREELEKDANDLSIPINPGYVVQAIKRHADKDAIICIDVGDHTYWFYKKFVCEGQRTFMSANIASMGFALPASLSAKLDYPDKQVICVTGDGGFGMLMGDFTTAVREDLGINVIVFNDGKLKNIKKEQLRDNYPEYGVSFPNPDFAGFARSAGGEGYRIEDPTQLDEAIEKAFRSEKAALIDVIVDPNKTAASTKRVD
- a CDS encoding DUF427 domain-containing protein: MAVAKWNGVVLAESDAVKEIEGNLYFPPDSVNMEYLKETDTHSTCPWKGLANYFDIAVNGEINTDAAWHYPDPKPAAKEIKRYVAFWKGVEVTP
- a CDS encoding mechanosensitive ion channel family protein, with the translated sequence MLSQNIPYTDLTLFDLLAALIVLVVGIVVAKILTGIFKNGLKKTELPDLVAEFLSRFVLALLYVAVILATVSTLGADISSVVVGLSAVIGLVLGFGLQDTLTNIAAGVWLATLRPFDKGEYVSVTGYSGSVSAVGFMATELLTPDNKIITIPNKVIWGSAIENATRMPTRRVDVNVGISYDTKLDQAVQIAMELMKENSMVLADPAPAVVTTELADSSVNLQLRAWANTSDYWGVKGDLTNGILNAYKEADIEIPFPQMDVHLDKE
- a CDS encoding hydrophobe/amphiphile efflux-3 (HAE3) family transporter, with the protein product MGIFIENNTIPIILVALLLVLVSVQGAQNITMESGTETFVEKTSQLYQDFDHLYMNIFGTEAIVIIVEDGQVSNPALLQAMDRLDHMSSSLPGVVDVQSVATVVKDANFGLTGDASLPEDKAELQSLIDAHVPEQLMPDSTHTLVYVEIAGSLTDDQKQEILREVETSVSLAEFPPDYNVVVTGEPAFMVSMNNAMMSSMGVLLGLSVVLMIVVLYLVFGHVRWRLMPLAIVLLGIIYTFGAMGYLGIPMTMVSMAAFPVLIGLGIDYAIQFHNRIEEELERGETPADAVVDTIKHTGPAVLIALIITALGFFSLLTSSVPMIQDFAKLLLIGIVMCFLASLFVGVTVIYGLDNIQSMRKEKFGHLSLSGKNKPKTSSAGTGEPKPDILDRFLGRTTHFTIKHPFMILSIAVLLCVGGLVADTQVGIQTDTETFVPQDLPALINLAHLSDITGGEDQMNIIIKTDNAADPETLKWMDEFSSHEIDSRNNIIGAESMASVIKSMNGGVIPESESEIRSLYEQMPAQQKDRFMHGENMLLLNLNVGDVMGSIGMEGFEVLTEIVKDDMLWMSPPPGMTATITGSNVVFIEVIGALTSGRIFMTYLGLGMVFGGLFLIYRDLLKALVPVVTMFMVIGWSGGLMYLLGMDYNPMTATLGALILGVGSEYAVLMMERYFEEKEKGASPEEAMTEAGVKIGKAIVTSGLTTLFGFCALIASDFGMISGFGMITVIDVGLALFATFVIFPPVMVLLDNFREKRKARKIISDVSLEDNIETIELAKHSTDPEADAF
- a CDS encoding COG1361 S-layer family protein; the encoded protein is MFKMTDSRYALPIMASLAVLLLFVAPVHASSTLPSNGEFTAANAELPEFFNFDENYYTVFGGPDVTATLLGDNEFERGDTVTLNLDLMNKGLITGFRSEEDDFYLTQLEQKLQSTEMSYESQRTTAIGIVAVLTPLDPAVKVKSGPQEAGTLVSGQKTDSPVSFNIEISDNAEAGGYPMRLDLYYGYQKNVQINGDNETDLGITNMEVGLWYDMGTQNTTFDIYVKDEARFEVTNVTGELYPDSESLVYVTFENVGDLSAKDATVRISAADPFSTTDDQAFLGTLDSGESTVAVFKLKVDDLAVPKAYALNSEIKYEDTDGHDRISDTVKIKTEVLPASANENGSGMTGIIVGAVVIVLIAGGAYYVYRSRSSKNSNDE
- a CDS encoding MarR family winged helix-turn-helix transcriptional regulator: MDKIEQLIKSHVEMEHLKRKVEGNVTECFLKEEGCTSAHKTMNKALLIIWEEGEIMPSTLARFLDLKKSSVTSLIDSLEKEGFVYRKDDPSDRRKVLISPTEKGVQHGNKIYEKMVSVARKCMSDLDDETLDRAIEAQFFLIKIQRQMYEKSVELLKQKCSPDSQSKE